CCACCGGACACCGCCGCCTGGTTGGCGTGAGGCTCCCTCAGAGGACGCTCAGACCGAGCCCCCCGCCGCGGCGCAGATAGACCGACCCGAAGCGGGCGTCGAGGCGCATCCAGGTGGCGGACGCCCGGACCCGGACCACCTCGGCGGGATCGATACCCGTCGAGTCGACGCTGTCACGACCGGAACCCGGCACGAAGCCCATCGCACCGAGCGCGAACACCATGCGCATCGGCACACCCACGGTCGTCCCGGCACCGCTCACCTCGAGAACCTCTTGGGCGAGCAACGACGCCGGCGGTCCCTGCGCGCCGTGCTCGCGGGTGAGCGCGACGCCGCGTTGCGCGAGTGCGACGAGGATCCGTGCCGGCACGTCGTCGACGTGGACGTAGCCGTCGTCGGGTGGAAGTGCGCCGCGCCAGGCGGAATCCATCCCCCAGCCCGGGTCGACCTCGGTGCGCGGTTCGGACCCGGCGAGAAGCGCGGCCCGCAGCGACTCGGCGGCCACGCAGGTGTCGGCCGGAGCCACGGTTCCGCGGACGACGCGTCCGGCGAGCACCTCGAAACCGGTGCGTGTCCACACACCGAGCAATCCGTCGCCGCGGCGGCGCAACCGCACCACGGCAGCCTCGTCGAGACGCGCGGCCCGGGCCAGGAATGCGGCGAGGTCGACGCTGTCGTCGGGGTCGGCGAGCGTCAGGAGGCGCTCTGCGCGTCGGATCCGGTCGTCGGTCACGTCGGCCTCGTCCCTCGTCAATTGCGGTGCCACCGTCAGTTTCGTTGCCACTGACGCAGGAACTCGCGTTCGTCGTCGCTGAGCCGGCGCAGGCGCTGGGTCTCGATGTCGAACGCCGCGATCTGGGTGGACGCGACCACCGCCGGCTCCGAGTCGACCGGGGCACCGCCCGGCCGCACCTCGTACCCGATCGTGAAGTCGACCGCGCGTACCTTCTCGGTCCACATCAGCACGTCGAGCGGACCGTCGTCGTGGCGCAACTGCCCTCGGTAGCGGACGTGGAGATCGGCGATGACGGCCCCCTCGCGCAGGTCCCGGGTGGGGCGACCGTCGGCGAACAACCACGGGATCCGCGCTTCTTCGAGGAGGGTGACCATCCGCGCGTGATTGATGTGCTGGAAGACGTCCATGTCGGACCACCGCACCATCACCTCGGTGTGGAAACCGAACTGTTCGCCCGCACCGCTCACTCGTTACCTCCGATCGGATGCGCGCGTGCGCACCATGCCCCTGATCTGTCGTGCCGCCACCGAGAGGGTGGCGAGGTCCAGACTTCCAGACGCGAATATCTCGTCGAGCGCCGCCCTCGCACGGACGAGTTTGGAGCCGTTGGACGACTCCCAGTCCTCGATCATCTCCTCGGTCG
This window of the Rhodococcus pyridinivorans genome carries:
- a CDS encoding acyl-CoA thioesterase, which encodes MSGAGEQFGFHTEVMVRWSDMDVFQHINHARMVTLLEEARIPWLFADGRPTRDLREGAVIADLHVRYRGQLRHDDGPLDVLMWTEKVRAVDFTIGYEVRPGGAPVDSEPAVVASTQIAAFDIETQRLRRLSDDEREFLRQWQRN